AGGATTCGTTCAAAAACCTTCGAGCCGCGAAAGCGGCGGGCATGTCGACGGTGTTCGTCAAGggggagacggcgacgcgcgagggggtcgcgttcgacgacgacgagtgcggggtttgggacgtcgcggacgcggtgatcGACGCCTTGACCCTGAGGGAGCTGCGCCGGGCGATGCCGGCGCTCTTGGCGGACCGGCCCGACGGCCAGTCCCCGTCGCGATGAGAATCACACTTGTAAACTTAAACTCTAGCTCTAGCTACCGTGAAGACTGCGATGGTACACTTACGCGGGGGTCGGCGGGCGGGACCCGCGAACGGACGCCCCCCTCGTCAGAAGGTGTAggacgccagcgccgcggtgacggccccggacgccgcgaacagACCGATGGAACTGGCCTTAGCGCTCGCGTTGTCGATGCCGTTTGTGGTTTTGTCCCAGACGATGTGCCGGAACCCGCCGAGGGTGTGGTAGACGAACGGGAacccgacgagcgccttTGCGGGGAACACCAGGAACGGCACGGTGGACTTGAACCCCTCGATGAACGCGGGCAGCGCCTCCGGTCCTCCCACCGCGCAGAGCGACCCTCCGAACgccacggcgccggagaGGACGCACCCGGTGACCCTGTTGGTGATTGAgctgagcgcgacgacggggaacTTGTAGTGGGTGGAGGAGCCGTCGATGTCGAACACGTCGGGGGACAGCGGCCGCTTCTCCAGGAGCTGCGACGCACGCGTGCGATGGATGCGGGAGGGGTGAGGACGTCAGGGAtgtgggcgacgcgggcgggcggcgtcgggcgacgttcggcgacgacgcttcGGTTCGAAGGAACCCTAAACCGAGATCTCATCCGTAACAACGCAACGCGGGTTCGTTCTAGCGGgtgaggggcgcgcgcgcgtcggctttcgcgtcgcggcgccctccctCCGAGCGATTCTTTtccgagcgccgtcgcgcggaaaccccacgcgcgcgcgtggcgaagAAACGCACCTCTCTGTGGTTGGCCGGGGTCCCGAGGAACTTGGTCCCGGGCCCATCCTTCACCTGCCCGTAGTTCTCGGGCACTCCAACCTGTCCGATGCCCCGCAcggccgcgagcatcgcgtcgGTTCTggcgggacccgcgcccgtcggcctcgcgccggcggcgagggccgcacgcgcgagcgcgccggtcgaGTTTCGCGCGTGCTgcatggcgccgccgagtgcACCGACCCTTCGCGCGCCCGGTGACAAATatcttctccgcctcctgtCGATGCGGAGAACTTGACGGTGTAAAAGCCCTCGGTCGCGGACCCTCGAAGGCGTAACGAACtgtcgcgcccccgccccacTTTTGGGGCGCCATGGTAAGGCGGCGcaacgtccgcgccgaggattcggacgatgagcgcgagggtgaccgcggcgatcgaagccggcgccgggaccgcgcgtccgccgtcgccaagcgCCGGCAAACCCCGAgccccccgcccgcgaatGGCCC
This DNA window, taken from Micromonas commoda chromosome 2, complete sequence, encodes the following:
- a CDS encoding predicted protein, whose product is MQHARNSTGALARAALAAGARPTGAGPARTDAMLAAVRGIGQVGVPENYGQVKDGPGTKFLGTPANHRELLEKRPLSPDVFDIDGSSTHYKFPVVALSSITNRVTGCVLSGAVAFGGSLCAVGGPEALPAFIEGFKSTVPFLVFPAKALVGFPFVYHTLGGFRHIVWDKTTNGIDNASAKASSIGLFAASGAVTAALASYTF